In a single window of the Antedon mediterranea chromosome 1, ecAntMedi1.1, whole genome shotgun sequence genome:
- the LOC140047038 gene encoding RNA demethylase ALKBH5-like, translating to MASTYADLREKLGNSCRVRHVGLHSDREIPNFSKSKRKNTSKSPRPRPSFGRKQNVEENVEVAKLIRSGIKQFQLFSEEECKQIEDKINEVVRIGDDDVYKDHTVDRAPLRNKYFFGEGYTYGAQLAKRGPGQERLYAKGEVDPIPKWIHDMVVAKLVAKNIIVDGFVNSAVINDYKPGGCIVSHVDPIHIFDRPIVSVSFLSDSALSFGCKFSFKPIRVTKPIVCLPMTRGCVTILSDYAADQVTHCIRPQDIRARRAVIILRRVYPDAPRLEPSYLNPQGDSHKKWHKPDNHSRGDTTDARLKVKSSVHVVEGSGSNSTKTNKDRIPKERGRKRHASLLSSTSEKVANDLEEKEEGEISEGEGRKTKEQDARDSRPEVVVVPKKKIKINRPKLLS from the exons ATGGCAAGTACCTACGCAGATTTGCGAGAAAAGTTAGGAAACTCGTGTCGTGTAAGACATGTAGGTTTACACAGTGACCGAGAAATCCCAAATTTTAGTAAATCAAAGCGTAAAAATACATCTAAatctcctaggcctaggcctagttttggTCGTAAACAAAACGTCGAGGAGAACGTTGAGGTCGCTAAACTCATTCGTTCTGGAATAAAACAGTTTCAACTTTTTAGTGAAGAAGAATGTAAACAGATTGAAGATAAAATCAATGAAGTTGTTCGAATTGGAGATGATGATGTTTATAAAGATCACACGGTTGACAGAGCACCCTTgcgaaataaatatttctttggAGAAGGGTATACTTACGGTGCACAACTTGCAAAAAGAGGGCCAGGACAAGAGAGGTTGTATGCGAAAGGAGAGGTAGATCCGATACCAAAATGGATTCATGATATGGTTGTTGCTAAGCTTGTTGCGAAAAACATTATCGTTGATGGTTTTGTAAACAGTGCTGTGATAAACGACTACAAACCTGGTGGATGTATCGTGTCGCATGTAGACCCAATTCACATCTTTGACCGTCCGATAGTGTCCGTGTCATTTCTTAGTGATTCAGCATTAAGTTTTGGTTGCAAGTTCAGTTTTAAACCAATACGTGTAACTAAACCTATCGTATGCTTGCCCATGACTCGAGGTTGTGTTACGATTTTAAG TGATTATGCAGCGGATCAGGTGACTCACTGTATCAGGCCACAGGACATTCGAGCAAGAAGGGCTGTGATTATTCTTAGACG TGTTTATCCTGATGCTCCACGTCTTGAGCCTTCATACTTGAATCCACAAGGTGACAGTCATAAGAAATGGCACAAGCCAGACAACCATTCACGTGGGGATACAACAGACGCAAGGTTAAAGGTCAAATCATCCGTACATGTTGTTGAAGGATCAGGAAGTAATAGCACAAAGACTAATAAAGATAGAATACCGAAGGAAAGAGGTAGAAAGAGACATGCTTCGCTGCTGTCTTCCACCTCAGAAAAAGTTGCAAATGATCTGGAAGAGAAAGAAGAAGGAGAGATTTCTGAAGGAGAAGGAAGGAAGACTAAAGAACAAGATGCAAGAGACAGCAGGCCTGAGGTGGTTGTTGTTCcaaagaaaaagataaaaattaatcGACCTAAACTGCTAAGCTAG
- the LOC140058675 gene encoding ankyrin repeat domain-containing protein 54-like — MEEEGNIIPQIVRPKASTFPTLASVASAAASSSSSSSCTSTCIADNSANEFNSEQRKVTFDFSNLDWSPEPPAGTHFLGTQPKDYVLPGGAGGSSSGQWNWQSQQHAFNGKVVRKKSRLRSRRGAVSLTKSPVGLDLVAERKLRKAANAGDAEEVDRLLKDEINPNRCDEKGRTALHFAASKGAQAVVQLLLSNGADPNKTDAIGNTPLHLAAIGSHIGTVLTLLQNRADVHALDKSGRTPIHLARVRISHICGQNLFSFRLKDEVKQVINMLKAYMNCLGKDDKVLALENIGIQLQHTTNKKEMDEVQSMLEGFTTMSLDS; from the exons ATGGAAGAAGAAGGGAATATAATCCCTCAAATTGTTAGGCCCAAAGCGTCCACATTTCCGACACTAGCGAGCGTAGCTTCGGCTGCTGCATCCTCTTCCTCATCGTCGTCGTGTACGTCTACGTGCATAGCTGACAATTCTGCTAACGAATTTAATTCCGAGCAACGGAAAGTAACATTTGACTTTAGTAATCTTGATTGGTCCCCCGAACCGCCTGCAGGAACCCATTTTCTTGGTACTCAACCAAAAGACTATGTTTTACCTGGCGGAGCCGGAGGAAGCAGCAGCGGACAATGGAATTGGCAATCGCAACAACATGCCTTCAATGGAAAAGTAGTGAGAAAAAAGTCAAGGTTAAGAAGCAGACGAGGAGCAGTATCGCTTACAAAGTCTCCAGTTGGGTTAGATTTAGTAG CTGAAAGGAAACTAAGAAAAGCTGCAAATGCTGGGGATGCAGAAGAAG TTGATAGACTTCTAAAAGATGAGATAAATCCAAATCGTTGTGATGAAAAAGGACGAACAGCTCTTCACTTTGCGGCATCAAAGGGAGCACAAGCTGTTG TTCAATTACTACTGAGTAATGGAGCGGATCCTAACAAGACAGATGCAATTGGAAATACTCCACTACATTTAG CTGCAATAGGAAGTCATATAGGTACAGTGTTAACACTATTACAAAACCGAGCCGATGTGCACGCACTTGACAAGAGTGGTCGTACACCTATACACCTTGCACGTGTTAGAATCTCGCACATTTGTGGACAGAACTTGTTCTCATTTCGCTTGAAGGATGAAGTAAAACAG GTAATCAATATGCTGAAGGCATATATGAACTGCCTTGGAAAAGACGATAAGGTACTTGCATTAGAGAACATTGGAATACAACTACAACACACTACCAACAAAAAAGAA ATGGATGAAGTTCAGAGTATGCTTGAAGGTTTCACCACCATGAGCTTGGATTCATGA